Proteins found in one Schistocerca serialis cubense isolate TAMUIC-IGC-003099 chromosome 5, iqSchSeri2.2, whole genome shotgun sequence genomic segment:
- the LOC126482075 gene encoding RNA-binding protein 1-like, whose translation MSRYREWDPSCKVYVGNLGSSASKYEIESAFSKYGPLRDVWVARNPPGFAFVEFEDARDAEDASTTSKLWPKALKITDATQTLSQPLKIPQPHSKALSFGFKR comes from the exons ATGTCTCGTTACAGGGAATGGGATCCTTCATGCAAAGTGTATGTTGGAAATTTAGGAAGCAGTGCTTCTAAATACGAAATTGAATCTGCGTTCAGCAAGTATGGCCCTTTGAGAGACGTGTGGGTTGCAAGAAATCCACCAGGCTTTGCATTCGTAGAGTTCGAGGATGCGAGGGACGCCGAGGATGCT TCGACGACCAGTAAACTCTGGCCGAAGGCGCTCAAGATCACGGACGCCACGCAGACGCTCTCACAGCCGCTCAAGATCCCGCAGCCGCACTCCAAGGCGCTCTCGTTCGGATTCAAGAGATAG